TAGAAGGTAGGTTCGCTGCCGAATGTTTCCCTGACGAGCACCATCGCCTGCCCCTGGGGCATTCGTTCTGGCATCGTGTTGCCAGCTTTCCCCGCTTTTTGACCTTTCTGTCCAGGGGCAATCAATCGGAGTTGCCAGCCTGTCTCTTGCAAAAATTGCTGTTGCGCCTCTTCCATAGCTTCGGGGCTGGCGTTGCCAGTGTAATGGACACCGACCGCGTGCTGATCGAGGTAGAGCGAGGGTGTGCCAGAGCATTGCAATTCTGGAGGCAGCACGCGGCGTGCCATCTCGACCAGCGCCTCCTGGTTCGTCGTGGGATGCAGCCGCACCTGCCAGCCGGTCTGCGCCTCGAGCTGCTCGAAAACCCCCGCGTAACGGGTCGCCGCGACATCCGGGAACTGGAAACGCGGCACCAGCGTTATCGAGGCGATATCCAGGCCAACTTTCGTGAAACCGGGTAATCCTCCTAGCAATCGTTGAGCCACCTGGTGCGCCGTGTGCTGATCCACCGGCGCGCTGGCACGCGCCGGCAACATGGCCGTGCCGAATGTCATTGTAAGGGCGGGAGTGGACGAGGATACGGGGTGGGGGCCCTCGTTCAACTCACCGGATGCGGATGAGAGGATGGAACCTTTAAGGTCGCCCTCGCTCAATTCACCGCCAGCCTGGTCAGAACCCTTATAGCCGTCCTCACGAGGAAAAACGATATTGCCATTTATCTGCAATTCAAGCTGCCAGCCAGTCTCCTCGAAAAAGCCGGCGCGGGCCTGCGCAATCTCTGCCTCTGTTGCCTGGCCTCTACAATGCAGCAAGACTGCCCAGCGATCAAAGTAGAGCGAGGGCGTCGATTCTACAGTCAAGCTCGCCGGGAGATGGCGATAAGCGGCCTTGACCAGTTCCCCCTGGTGCGCGTTCGTCGCCAGCGTGATCGAGACACCGACTTCTTCCGCGGCAGCGGCCAGGGCGCCAGCATACTTTTCATAGGCCACCGCCGGAAAGTGGAAAGCAAGTGTGACCGCGCCTGTATCGGGGTCTACACTGCGCCGGTAGAGATCGGGAGGCGAGCCGATATATTGCTCAATGATGCTCAAAATCCAGTTCTGATCGGGGCGATCATAGACTTCCGGCTCTTCCAGCGTCTCACGCCACTCGGGAGCGAGGCTATAGAGCGTCAGTCCTTCGCCTTCGAAGACCGTGCGGCTCTGGGTGAAGAGCAGCGGGTACTTATGCAGGAGCTTTGCCACCGAAAGCCGGTCTTCGAGGGATTGCGATGAAAGGCCGGCCATTTCGCATAGCTCGCCCAGCGTATACATTGTATCCTCTTCGCACTGCCGCGCCAGTTCGTAAGCGGACAGATGGCGGCGAATACGCCGGCTCACCTTCACGAGCTCATTCAAGTAGGCTCCGGCGCCGGCACTCGATTCTTGCGCATCCTGCGGCGCGGGTCCCAGCACTTCGAGGATGGATGAGAACGGAAAGCGCGTGCGCTCCTGCGAGACGCCCCTGGGCAGGTAGACGCGCACGGCGGCGCCCGGTTCGATGGCGCGGCAGATGGTGGGTTTGGCGCTTTCGGGACTCAGCAGCAGCAAGAGCACGCTGCCTACGAGGTCGCCCAGAAAATCTTCGGGCGTCTCCTCGAACTGGCCGCGCACGCGATAGGCCTCTTCCAGCGCGTGCTGCCGCACGAAGTAGCGCTGCTCGTAGTCCTCCATAAAGGTATCGAGGATGCTGGCGGTCGCTTCCTCCGTCGCCTCACCGTACCAGATCAAGGCAAGTTCGCGAGCGGTGACGATACGCAGGGTGGGAACTGCTGTGACGGCCCGCCAGAGTTCCTCGATATGCGTATAGTCGAATGGCCTGCCCTTGCCAATGCCTGTTGGCAGTGGTGGAAGCGCAACAGTGGTCGATGAATCGGCCCTGGGCGCGATCAATCGGCCCCTACGGTCTTCGAGCGTCATGCCGTTGGTTGGTAGCAGCACTTCGGTTTCTGTGAGCAGGGTGCGCAAGGCGGCGCGAGCCTCGTCATCGCCATGCACGAGGGCGACCCGGCGCGGCTTGAGGGCCGCGGCATAGGCAGCCAGTTCTCCGCCGTCGGCATGCGCGCTCAGGCTGTACTTCGCGAAATGGCATTGTACCTGCACCTGCTGCCCGTTGAGTTCGAGATATGAGGACTTCGGATCGGAATCTGCCAGGTCGAGCAGGCGCTTGCCGGGCGATTCTTCGTCCTGGTAGCCGGTAATCAGAATCGAGGCATTGGGATTGGGAGCGAGCCGTGCGGCGTACCATGCGCTGGGGCCGCCGGTGAGCATACCACTGCTGGAAAGGATGCATGTCGGAGGCCCGGCAAGGATGCGCTCGCGGTCGCGGTCGTCGCGCACGAAGGAGACATTCGGGCCTGTGAAAGGCAGGTAGCCCTTGCGAATTTGCCTCTGCAGGCGCGGCGTCAGAGCCTCAGGCAGCAGCAAATAGGTGGAGCAGACGCGGCGTACCAGGCCATCTACATAGATGGGGAAGGATGGTATCTGGCCCTTTTCCTGTGCCTCCTGTAAGATCAACAAAATTTCCTGGCCCCTGCCGAGTCCAAAGCAGGGGATAAGCGTGTGACCGCCATTGGCCAGACCGGCGGCAACCGCCTGGGCGAGCCGCTGCTCCTCGGCCT
This region of Ktedonobacteraceae bacterium genomic DNA includes:
- a CDS encoding MBL fold metallo-hydrolase, with the protein product MQVIFAGGASGVGASCLAIEIADQWIVVDAGVRVDKKADPLPDLALLEGKDVRAIFVTHAHADHIGALPLLHQAFPAAPIFASRATALLMEVMLADALKVMTRRAVEEMELPLYPGTLVSDMLARVRPLAVGEPFTLPLLPGITICASRAGHIAGAVSLGFSASDGSIVVSGDISSTPQRTVPGAVPPPIERPDLLVLESTYGSRLHPNRQAEEQRLAQAVAAGLANGGHTLIPCFGLGRGQEILLILQEAQEKGQIPSFPIYVDGLVRRVCSTYLLLPEALTPRLQRQIRKGYLPFTGPNVSFVRDDRDRERILAGPPTCILSSSGMLTGGPSAWYAARLAPNPNASILITGYQDEESPGKRLLDLADSDPKSSYLELNGQQVQVQCHFAKYSLSAHADGGELAAYAAALKPRRVALVHGDDEARAALRTLLTETEVLLPTNGMTLEDRRGRLIAPRADSSTTVALPPLPTGIGKGRPFDYTHIEELWRAVTAVPTLRIVTARELALIWYGEATEEATASILDTFMEDYEQRYFVRQHALEEAYRVRGQFEETPEDFLGDLVGSVLLLLLSPESAKPTICRAIEPGAAVRVYLPRGVSQERTRFPFSSILEVLGPAPQDAQESSAGAGAYLNELVKVSRRIRRHLSAYELARQCEEDTMYTLGELCEMAGLSSQSLEDRLSVAKLLHKYPLLFTQSRTVFEGEGLTLYSLAPEWRETLEEPEVYDRPDQNWILSIIEQYIGSPPDLYRRSVDPDTGAVTLAFHFPAVAYEKYAGALAAAAEEVGVSITLATNAHQGELVKAAYRHLPASLTVESTPSLYFDRWAVLLHCRGQATEAEIAQARAGFFEETGWQLELQINGNIVFPREDGYKGSDQAGGELSEGDLKGSILSSASGELNEGPHPVSSSTPALTMTFGTAMLPARASAPVDQHTAHQVAQRLLGGLPGFTKVGLDIASITLVPRFQFPDVAATRYAGVFEQLEAQTGWQVRLHPTTNQEALVEMARRVLPPELQCSGTPSLYLDQHAVGVHYTGNASPEAMEEAQQQFLQETGWQLRLIAPGQKGQKAGKAGNTMPERMPQGQAMVLVRETFGSEPTFYRVGADSSKGILWAHFHFPELAKQRYAEQLASLAAQTGWKVYIYPIVHRLALIEAVRRLLPEGVTINGEPQLFQHNTTLSVNCVGAVSMEIIADVQRRFKEETGWELNVVVE